CGCACATCTCTTAGCTGACGCTGCTGCTGCGCCGAAGAATACAAAAAATGTCTGCCAGAACTCGCGCCGACTGTTTTTCCGAATTTTCAGGTCTTTTTATCCACAAGAGCCCGTCGATCGATCTCGATAGCTATGCCCACATTCACCCTAAACCGACCCCCGTATTTCCTCACACCGGCGCAGGGGCGACCGAATTCTCCGCTGTTCGTCTTTTTGCCCGGCATGGACGGAACGGGTTCCCTGCTCCGCACTCAGACGAACAGTCTGGAGCGCTGTTTTGACATCCGTTGCTTGGCACTTGCTCGGGACGACCAAAGCAATTGGGACGACATGAGCGACGCTGTCCTCGAGCTGATCGATGCCGAGCGCGACGGCGATCGCCCGGTGTATCTGTGCGGAGAGTCATTTGGTGGGTGTTTGGCGCTGAAAGTGGCAACGCGCGCGCCCGAGCTGTTCGCACGGTTGGTCTTGGTCAACCCGGCGTCGTCATTTCGCCAGCGACCGTTTTTGAGTTGGGGGGCTGCCGGGACGCGCTGGATGTCAGCGTCGATATTCAAAGCTTCGGCGGTGCTGGTCTTACCGTTTCTAGTCGCGCTCGAGCGCGTGGCATCGGACGATCGCTTGGCGTTGGTGGAGGCGATGCGCTCGGTGCCGGCCGAGACGGTCCGCTGGCGCTTGTCGCTGCTGGAGAGATTCGACCTGTCCGAGTCAGCATTGGCGCGCTTGAAATTGCCCGTACTTTTGCTGGCGGGTGGTAGCGATCGCC
The sequence above is drawn from the Rubidibacter lacunae KORDI 51-2 genome and encodes:
- a CDS encoding alpha/beta fold hydrolase codes for the protein MPTFTLNRPPYFLTPAQGRPNSPLFVFLPGMDGTGSLLRTQTNSLERCFDIRCLALARDDQSNWDDMSDAVLELIDAERDGDRPVYLCGESFGGCLALKVATRAPELFARLVLVNPASSFRQRPFLSWGAAGTRWMSASIFKASAVLVLPFLVALERVASDDRLALVEAMRSVPAETVRWRLSLLERFDLSESALARLKLPVLLLAGGSDRLLPSVEEAGRLANVLPDARVVVLPDSGHACLLETEVRLSDIMHAHDFLKLQTMQQPGVADWQVAS